From the Fulvia fulva chromosome 2, complete sequence genome, one window contains:
- a CDS encoding Phosphatidylglycerophosphatase GEP4, mitochondrial, giving the protein MNVSAIVNVLRLSANPSLCLPHHTIATFDQLPVPLSKAFKKDGEKGPDIRAVVLDKDNCFAVPKQNTVFPAYQSKFDELRAAYPGSKILIVSNSSGTSSDPGYKEADLLEQNTGVKVLRHSTKKPGCHSEIMEYFRSKPETGVKKENQVAIVGDRLFTDVLMANMMGSHSVWIETGTVPNHGLLSRVEKGIAGFLLKRGYTAPEVKSDFE; this is encoded by the exons ATGAACGTCTCAGCGATAGTCAATGTCCTTAGACTGTCCGCGAATCCATCTTTGTGCCTTCCGCATCACACGATTGCCACATTCGACCAGCTGCCGGTACCCCTCTCGAAAGCCTTCAAGAAGGATGGCGAGAAAGGTCCAGACATCAGGGCAGTAGTCTTGGATAAGGACAACTGCTTTGCAGTGCCAAAACAGAACACTGTCTTCCCAGCATACCAGAGCAAATTCGATGAACTTCGTGCAGCATACCCCGGCTCCAAAATTTTAATTGTCTCCAACTCCTCTGGCACATCCTCAGATCCAGGCTACAAAGAAGCCGACCTGCTGGAGCAAAACACTGGCGTTAAAGTCCTGCGACACAGTACGAAGAAGCCAGGATGTCACTCTGAGATCATGGAGTACTTTCGAAGCAAGCCAGAGACTGGCGTCAAGAAGGAGAACCAAGTGGCAATCGTGGGAGACAGGTTGTTCACGGATGTCTTGATGGCCAATATGATGGGGTCACATAGTGTCTGGATCGAAACCGGGACTGTGCCGAATCATGGACTT CTTTCACGAGTCGAGAAGGGCATCGCCGGCTTTCTGCTGAAGCGTGGATATACTGCTCCCGAGGTGAAGAGTGATTTCGAGTGA
- a CDS encoding Small nuclear ribonucleoprotein Sm D3 encodes MTSTIGIPIKLLNEATGHQVTVEIDSGQTYRGKLIEAEDNMNVQLENINVTQRDGRVTHLDRVYIRGSHVRLFIVPDMLRNAPMFRSRGTRGRGVGLARGRATVNRARGSGRGGRG; translated from the exons ATGACTTCCACGATCGGCATTCCGATCAAGCTACTCAACGAGGCCACT GGACATCAAGTCACAGTCGAGATCGACTCCGGCCAGACTTACCGCGGCAAACTCATCGAGGCCGAAGACAACATGAACGTCCAACTCGAGAACATCAACGTCACCCAGCGAGACGGTCGCGTCACCCATCTTGATCGCGTGTACATCCGCGGCTCGCACGTACGACTATTCATCGTTCCCGACATGTTAAGAAACGCGCCTATGTTCAGGAGCAGAGGTACACGAGGTCGTGGTGTGGGTCTTGCGCGAGGAAGAGCGACGGTGAACAGGGCAAGAGGTTCTGGCAGAGGAGGCAGAGGATAG